In Armatimonadia bacterium, the following are encoded in one genomic region:
- a CDS encoding efflux RND transporter periplasmic adaptor subunit: MKRILTILIPVLILGGLIWWRMGEKRAAEAALAQQRAARASTVPQVAVARAELRDLQTTFEATGTLEAPRKVDITPKVSGRILFLTAHEGDRVSQGQVLVRIDDSQVEAEVRKQSANVAEAQSKLAQALIAQGPTDVGVKTQVRQQEAAVASAAADYDQARHSLQYQVAAAQSDVQDTQGKVDAAVAAINTASSSIDSAQATLANARAHYNRLSNLLSKGYVSGQEVDNARTAVGVQEAEVESARSKLRAAEGARDSAQGQLKSNEHQVEITRTKGTADVEAARQKLAQAKASLEYARANTAQSPAYRQGVAALKASVAAAQAAVRSAEAQRADTVLTCPMDGVITGRHQDPGAMASSGQEILTIESFKQIWVSVSVPEDVSSAIRLGDNLDVTFDAFPGQIFPAAVVQINPSADPEARQFTVRAALDNAAGAFRPGMFAHVTIVTQRAEQQIAVPREAVQRGPSGAYVTVVDPDGKVRKQPVSVGLSDAKYISVSSGLDLGQQVVTVTSVPLKDGKTVKPVLPGTSPRGAGGRGDRQTAPGAEAPATPSKEARPPS; this comes from the coding sequence GTGAAACGTATCCTTACCATCCTCATCCCTGTACTGATCCTCGGCGGCTTGATCTGGTGGAGAATGGGAGAGAAGCGGGCTGCAGAGGCAGCCTTGGCCCAGCAGCGGGCCGCTCGTGCCTCGACGGTGCCCCAAGTCGCCGTCGCTCGCGCCGAACTGCGCGACCTTCAGACCACCTTCGAGGCCACCGGAACGCTCGAGGCCCCGCGCAAGGTGGACATCACACCCAAGGTCAGCGGGCGCATCCTCTTTCTGACCGCGCATGAGGGCGACCGCGTCAGCCAGGGCCAGGTGCTGGTCCGCATCGACGACTCACAGGTCGAGGCCGAGGTCCGCAAGCAGAGCGCCAACGTCGCCGAGGCCCAGTCGAAGCTCGCCCAGGCGCTGATTGCCCAGGGACCCACCGACGTCGGAGTGAAGACGCAGGTACGCCAGCAGGAGGCTGCCGTCGCCAGTGCCGCTGCGGACTATGACCAGGCTCGGCACAGCCTGCAGTACCAGGTCGCTGCCGCTCAGTCCGATGTGCAGGACACCCAGGGCAAGGTCGACGCCGCCGTCGCGGCCATCAACACCGCCTCCTCTTCGATCGACAGCGCCCAGGCAACCCTCGCAAACGCCAGAGCGCATTACAACCGGCTCTCCAACCTCCTGTCGAAGGGGTACGTCTCCGGCCAGGAGGTGGACAATGCGAGGACCGCTGTGGGCGTCCAGGAGGCCGAGGTAGAGTCTGCCCGCAGCAAGCTCCGGGCTGCTGAGGGCGCCCGAGACTCCGCCCAGGGCCAGCTCAAGTCCAACGAGCACCAGGTCGAGATCACGCGCACCAAGGGAACGGCCGACGTCGAGGCCGCTCGGCAGAAGCTGGCGCAGGCAAAGGCCTCCCTGGAATACGCCCGTGCCAACACCGCCCAGAGCCCCGCCTATCGGCAGGGCGTCGCCGCACTGAAAGCCTCCGTTGCCGCTGCCCAGGCCGCCGTGCGCAGTGCTGAGGCGCAACGTGCCGACACCGTCCTCACTTGCCCCATGGATGGCGTGATCACCGGCCGCCACCAAGACCCCGGAGCAATGGCCTCCTCCGGCCAGGAGATCCTCACCATCGAGTCCTTCAAGCAGATCTGGGTGAGCGTATCCGTCCCCGAGGACGTCAGCTCAGCCATCCGCCTGGGCGACAACCTCGACGTGACCTTCGACGCCTTCCCAGGCCAGATCTTCCCGGCCGCTGTGGTCCAGATCAACCCCTCTGCCGACCCCGAGGCGCGACAGTTCACTGTTCGCGCAGCCCTCGATAACGCCGCCGGTGCCTTCCGCCCCGGCATGTTCGCCCACGTCACGATCGTGACGCAGCGCGCCGAGCAGCAGATCGCTGTTCCACGCGAGGCCGTGCAGCGCGGTCCTTCGGGAGCCTATGTCACGGTCGTCGACCCCGACGGCAAGGTACGCAAGCAGCCCGTGAGTGTGGGGCTGTCCGACGCTAAGTACATCTCGGTCTCTTCCGGCCTGGATCTCGGCCAGCAGGTGGTAACCGTCACCTCCGTGCCGCTCAAGGACGGCAAGACGGTCAAGCCCGTTCTCCCCGGCACCTCTCCGAGAGGGGCCGGAGGTCGCGGCGACAGACAAACGGCACCTGGCGCTGAAGCGCCGGCCACGCCATCGAAGGAAGCTCGCCCGCCCTCATGA